One window of Chryseobacterium indologenes genomic DNA carries:
- a CDS encoding phage holin family protein — protein sequence MKEFISNNLIAIHSGGIGGKVWASFQLAAVPAVGFSISERLTGWYIESYVFIFVLGFALIADLVAGIWKHMKLETFSPKKMITGFCQKIGLVILVYFLTEAFIQIISDADLDSVYFKVASKIMIFIYPAGNALVNIGIITDGKFPPLAFLKKFEKFNKTLDIRDLNLKNKSDETENSDNNPSE from the coding sequence ATGAAAGAATTTATATCAAATAACCTAATAGCTATACACTCCGGAGGAATCGGAGGAAAAGTTTGGGCATCCTTTCAGCTGGCAGCAGTTCCAGCAGTTGGGTTTTCTATTTCAGAACGGCTTACCGGGTGGTATATTGAAAGCTATGTTTTTATTTTCGTTTTAGGTTTCGCGCTTATTGCTGATTTAGTGGCGGGAATATGGAAGCACATGAAATTGGAGACATTTTCACCGAAAAAGATGATAACTGGTTTCTGCCAAAAGATAGGGCTGGTTATTCTCGTATATTTTTTAACCGAAGCATTCATACAGATAATATCTGATGCTGATCTCGATAGTGTATACTTCAAAGTTGCAAGCAAGATCATGATTTTTATTTACCCTGCCGGAAATGCTTTAGTGAACATTGGAATCATAACGGATGGTAAATTTCCTCCGCTGGCTTTTCTAAAGAAATTTGAAAAGTTCAACAAGACATTAGACATCAGAGATTTGAATCTTAAAAATAAAAGTGATGAAACTGAAAATTCTGATAATAATCCTTCTGAGTAG
- a CDS encoding major capsid protein has protein sequence MAEINAQNVVQEFKTDDWKAIVQAYPLGALYYREFFPLEFNTGLDYTMLEKAAGAKVMADVVALGSRAIRKGRDFVEKSMGQITKKEIARDKDEYDMFKIRELRTAAMAYPNNSSVKNQMINMIYDDVPFVIDGINARLEFEAKQLASTGKVTTTVANNEGVKNISLDYGVAVQNAQKDWFADATADPIEEIQALQDEARKTGNRYMSVTLETDTLNKVLRNQNTKMFVLGIPVTPGTVLPSVTLAQLNAELSAKGLPVFKVWDSFVQTESKAGVRTAVSGWAQGNITLTISPIIGVTKYTVSDEFNIKTGIEISKEVKDDFLLVKTWGTEDPQIMSTKGTAFAIPVFNDVKKSLILKTKLA, from the coding sequence ATGGCAGAAATTAATGCACAAAATGTAGTACAGGAGTTCAAAACCGATGATTGGAAAGCAATTGTACAGGCATATCCTTTAGGGGCACTTTATTATAGAGAATTTTTCCCGCTTGAATTCAACACTGGACTTGATTACACGATGCTTGAAAAGGCAGCAGGAGCAAAAGTAATGGCTGATGTTGTTGCTTTAGGGTCAAGAGCAATCAGAAAAGGCCGTGATTTCGTAGAGAAGTCAATGGGACAGATCACTAAAAAGGAAATCGCCAGAGATAAGGACGAATATGATATGTTCAAGATCAGAGAATTAAGAACTGCTGCAATGGCATATCCTAATAACTCATCTGTTAAGAACCAAATGATCAATATGATCTATGATGATGTTCCTTTCGTAATCGATGGTATTAATGCACGTTTGGAGTTTGAAGCAAAGCAATTAGCATCCACTGGAAAAGTAACTACAACAGTAGCAAATAACGAAGGTGTTAAAAACATTTCTCTTGACTATGGCGTTGCTGTCCAGAATGCACAAAAAGACTGGTTTGCAGATGCTACAGCAGATCCGATAGAGGAAATCCAAGCATTGCAAGATGAAGCAAGGAAAACCGGTAATCGCTACATGTCTGTAACCCTGGAAACAGACACACTGAATAAGGTCTTAAGAAATCAGAATACAAAGATGTTTGTATTGGGTATTCCGGTAACTCCTGGAACCGTACTTCCTTCGGTTACTCTTGCACAGCTAAATGCTGAGTTATCAGCTAAAGGACTTCCTGTATTTAAAGTTTGGGACTCATTTGTTCAAACTGAAAGTAAAGCAGGAGTTAGAACCGCTGTTTCCGGATGGGCACAGGGAAACATTACATTGACAATTTCACCAATCATTGGTGTTACGAAATACACTGTATCTGACGAGTTTAATATCAAGACAGGAATTGAAATCTCAAAAGAGGTAAAAGACGATTTCCTACTTGTTAAAACATGGGGGACGGAAGATCCACAGATTATGTCAACGAAAGGAACTGCCTTTGCTATTCCGGTATTCAATGACGTGAAAAAATCTCTAATTCTGAAAACAAAATTAGCATAA
- a CDS encoding sialate O-acetylesterase yields MGVNTVNAQQVTINVSDTIPPENLATIDKDGLVGNTKSKEQLEVWQTEVEEKIDKISTSAVKGEATPSSSPTPYDPTSYPKGLYEKWEVKTAGTYTNFKDASNQPIVISAPDLDKKLAYINVTNGVSKKDTIDIPGLTAQTIFDPANNEEPSVMKATYDSSDKLVKKALESPGSTYSKFGWDVNNTASSSSPSLVCNLSPLTQPGKIGRVTIKPPVAGNFEIYKVNAGSNPVVGNSLTRTLITTVALTVGVNTVDIDVNGVAGDMIAIKNLSGSIGYTDGGSNKYFDASGSTIANINSGYIAYYFETVAQGTVQYPLDNLQEIVKIGTSDFKKIIDGTGSASSHARITIEGQSNALGVGLSSGLSSPPYNTALFNWSIDFSRVFIWNPKTDQYENIKIGVNNMASWDPFYIASGGTPTASSFGPEVGIALAWLQTHNFGNLYIDKNVGDGKPISYFQKGTTYYTEKVNRKTKADQWLKDRGIVVSEIGFVWVQGEGDMAQTKAYYKDQLTALIVDRINDKFIDSKGKLIITQIPSNSANYGQGVADAKTEYVSGNKLAVLVPYTNNFNGDNIHLNTTGQINLGLKAGTVLLSTDSFNYADLDTKAYWNK; encoded by the coding sequence ATGGGAGTAAATACAGTAAATGCGCAGCAGGTCACAATCAATGTAAGTGATACTATTCCACCTGAGAATTTAGCAACAATCGATAAAGATGGTTTAGTAGGAAATACCAAGTCTAAAGAGCAGTTGGAAGTTTGGCAGACAGAGGTTGAGGAAAAAATTGACAAGATTTCAACGTCTGCTGTAAAAGGAGAGGCGACTCCATCAAGTTCACCAACGCCATACGATCCAACATCATATCCCAAAGGCTTATATGAGAAATGGGAGGTTAAAACAGCAGGAACTTATACGAATTTTAAAGATGCATCTAACCAGCCTATTGTTATTTCTGCACCGGATTTAGATAAGAAGCTTGCTTACATTAACGTAACAAACGGAGTGTCCAAAAAAGATACAATAGACATTCCAGGACTTACAGCCCAAACGATATTTGATCCTGCAAACAATGAAGAACCTTCGGTAATGAAGGCAACTTATGATTCCTCGGATAAATTAGTTAAAAAAGCGCTGGAAAGCCCTGGAAGCACTTATTCTAAATTTGGCTGGGACGTAAATAACACTGCTTCCTCTAGCTCTCCTTCGTTAGTATGTAATCTTTCTCCACTTACACAACCAGGAAAGATTGGAAGAGTTACAATTAAGCCGCCTGTTGCAGGAAATTTTGAAATTTATAAAGTCAATGCCGGATCTAATCCTGTTGTAGGCAATAGTCTGACAAGGACGCTAATAACTACAGTAGCACTTACGGTAGGAGTAAATACGGTCGATATTGATGTTAACGGGGTTGCTGGAGATATGATTGCGATTAAAAATCTATCTGGATCAATTGGATATACAGATGGAGGAAGCAATAAATATTTTGATGCTTCAGGTAGTACAATTGCCAATATCAATTCTGGTTATATCGCTTATTATTTTGAAACAGTTGCACAAGGTACGGTTCAGTACCCGTTAGATAATCTACAGGAAATTGTAAAAATTGGGACATCCGATTTTAAAAAAATTATTGACGGTACCGGTTCTGCCTCTAGCCATGCAAGAATAACTATAGAAGGACAATCAAATGCTTTAGGGGTAGGACTATCTTCGGGTTTATCTTCTCCACCATACAATACTGCATTGTTTAACTGGTCTATAGATTTTTCTAGAGTATTTATTTGGAATCCTAAAACTGATCAGTACGAGAATATAAAGATCGGGGTTAACAACATGGCTTCATGGGACCCATTTTATATAGCATCTGGAGGAACACCAACAGCATCTTCATTTGGTCCGGAGGTTGGAATTGCTTTAGCGTGGCTACAGACACATAATTTTGGAAATCTATACATTGATAAAAACGTCGGTGACGGTAAACCTATTTCATATTTTCAAAAAGGAACAACCTATTATACAGAAAAAGTAAATAGAAAAACAAAGGCCGATCAATGGTTAAAAGATCGGGGTATTGTTGTATCCGAAATAGGATTTGTTTGGGTTCAGGGTGAAGGAGACATGGCACAAACTAAAGCTTATTATAAGGATCAATTGACTGCGCTAATTGTCGATAGGATTAATGATAAGTTTATTGACTCAAAAGGAAAATTAATAATTACTCAAATTCCTTCAAATTCTGCGAATTATGGACAAGGAGTTGCCGATGCGAAAACTGAATATGTTTCAGGAAATAAACTAGCCGTATTAGTTCCTTATACAAATAATTTCAATGGAGATAATATCCATCTTAACACAACTGGACAAATTAATTTAGGATTAAAGGCCGGAACAGTTTTATTATCAACAGATAGTTTTAATTATGCTGATTTGGACACAAAAGCGTACTGGAATAAATAA
- a CDS encoding tape measure protein produces the protein MNTNNGALYFGAGIDTTQFRRDIDSMRRDILGLSQTTVQATQNMDSAFKNVFAGIAGYFSVSAIKQFVTELINVRGEFQKTEIAFATMLGDAGKAQALMGQMVDLAAKTPFSLQDVSSGAKQLLAFQIPANQVVDTLTRLGNIAAGLSVPLARINLVYGQVKAKGKLMGDDLRQFTEAGIPMVAELAKKFGKTTSEISAMVSAGKIGFKDVKDVLFSMTNEGGMFFNLMEKQSKSLSGQISNLGDTWDQMLNKIGESQEGVLSDGIQGLTYLVEHYQDVGKAIMTLVEIYGAYRAALIVTSILQGNLASTAIIQGFANLIKMIRGATVAQEALNAASLKNPYVLLATLIAALIAITYNYRNEIGELIGIIEKQTTAQKAQEAVMSSYNNSFGKGVSQTKANITELINIIRNENSSLDQRKQAYERLIAIDPTFRGTLDAQYQATRKLGEAMDYVVGKIDAFAMAQAKAAAARKYLEESFEEQFKAGALKTQVMDADAEAKKWRKLSDAAEKAGKASLDLLRKATAAEKKRDELAKKWREQQDIANEKGSISNTIIRNNNAEIAQDEKRVAFLKERIRLNKDNGEQIALYNKELEKLEYKLSGFKPEVVKDDEEKSASLGYVEQIEAKISELKDAYKKALTPAAARAINVEIAKWQAKLDALNPKKDKKDNKQLAEILPFGSPKQIQQQMQLLKEAMDLVENGMVKIRKLDKYGKDKDKKGNPYLTGEIITLEEAGKRYEELDSKLKAVQYKNFEETIAETKRQIEVRDKLLKSGYSKEVVDEMFPAVKDKSFLQYLNETGTALEKLKGKDSAENLVKLQGVLSDYTQSETFIENVNKQIDDLKAKFSGNELIDKLEKFKKANLEGTTGDEKNAKNIAITKAQQDELQKQKDFQNTFIKDKETFEQRKLEIESKYNELRKRILESRASDEEKSRLTKETNKDQAKEISSLSWEMFQKTDAYVKAFGDLEKVGPRALKKIREQFKAFIESEAGQKLGIPEMKALMEVYEKLDETSRNRNPFEAIGIAVDKYKTKRDELNKIEKESGKGSDAYQQKLDETKITFEEIVDASFDASKKMTSYFSGITSAIGGMSEELRTTISDVEQLVEGVYNAFKGFYGNKGQMITGIIQIVGSLSKIMNGDNQKEAVIKGWQKDIENLKFLYEQLNKEIEKTAGEASIKKYSELIANLKKQQQLLIDMRTKESEKKNPDVDKVDNYSNQIRDISAQVEELVYTFKQTVTTVEFKDLSKKLADALTEAFGQGEDAAKAFDKVVDDVMRNAVQNALKVKILEPAVQNMVDQLYSSMGFGNSNTSAVQSEISAVENKLKEIEEKLKTAGFQESLFLKDIQKEQLEKLKLLQQQLTEIYSNGSFDGLTQEERDKIKAMGEDAMKKYMEALKQYQDLFGQSAENAQGLKGDIKGITEKTAGALEGQFNAVRINISEVLKIMKGNQTVANAQTVLLSKIESNTSNLIQIRKDMAELNNKIKPGLAGIP, from the coding sequence ATGAATACCAATAACGGAGCCTTATATTTTGGAGCAGGAATAGACACCACTCAGTTTCGTAGAGATATCGACTCTATGAGAAGAGATATTTTAGGACTAAGTCAAACTACTGTTCAGGCAACCCAGAATATGGATTCTGCTTTTAAAAATGTATTTGCTGGGATTGCTGGATATTTCTCTGTAAGTGCGATTAAACAATTCGTTACTGAACTGATTAATGTAAGGGGAGAATTCCAAAAGACTGAGATAGCATTTGCTACAATGCTTGGTGATGCTGGAAAAGCACAAGCCTTAATGGGGCAAATGGTCGATCTAGCAGCAAAAACGCCGTTCTCATTACAAGATGTTTCCTCTGGAGCAAAACAATTATTGGCTTTTCAAATCCCAGCAAATCAAGTTGTAGATACCTTAACAAGACTTGGTAATATTGCAGCAGGATTATCCGTTCCTTTAGCTAGAATCAATCTTGTTTATGGTCAAGTGAAAGCAAAAGGTAAATTGATGGGTGATGACCTAAGACAATTTACTGAAGCTGGTATTCCAATGGTTGCAGAATTAGCTAAAAAATTCGGAAAAACAACCTCTGAAATCTCCGCAATGGTTTCCGCCGGTAAGATTGGATTCAAAGACGTGAAAGATGTTCTATTCTCTATGACGAATGAGGGTGGGATGTTTTTCAATCTAATGGAAAAGCAATCCAAGTCTCTATCCGGACAAATTTCCAATTTAGGTGATACCTGGGATCAAATGCTAAATAAAATTGGAGAAAGTCAAGAAGGAGTACTTTCCGATGGTATTCAAGGCTTAACCTATTTAGTTGAACACTATCAAGATGTAGGTAAGGCGATAATGACACTTGTTGAAATCTATGGTGCATATCGAGCTGCATTAATCGTTACAAGTATTCTTCAGGGAAATCTTGCTTCAACAGCAATTATCCAAGGCTTTGCGAATCTTATAAAGATGATTCGGGGTGCTACTGTCGCTCAGGAAGCTTTAAACGCTGCTTCCCTTAAGAATCCGTACGTATTACTTGCCACTCTCATAGCAGCATTGATTGCTATAACGTATAACTACAGAAATGAAATTGGTGAGCTGATAGGCATAATAGAAAAGCAAACTACAGCACAAAAAGCACAAGAAGCTGTAATGTCATCATATAATAACAGCTTTGGTAAAGGTGTCTCACAAACAAAAGCAAACATAACAGAATTAATCAACATTATTCGTAATGAGAATTCTTCCTTAGATCAAAGAAAGCAGGCATACGAACGATTAATTGCAATAGACCCAACATTTAGAGGAACTCTCGACGCTCAATATCAAGCGACTCGTAAGCTTGGTGAGGCAATGGATTATGTAGTAGGTAAAATAGATGCTTTCGCAATGGCACAAGCTAAAGCAGCTGCGGCCAGAAAATATCTGGAAGAATCTTTTGAGGAACAATTTAAAGCCGGTGCTTTAAAGACACAGGTCATGGACGCAGATGCTGAAGCAAAAAAATGGAGAAAACTCTCAGATGCAGCTGAAAAAGCTGGAAAGGCTAGTTTAGATCTTTTGCGAAAGGCTACTGCTGCAGAAAAGAAGCGAGATGAACTGGCTAAGAAGTGGAGAGAACAGCAGGATATTGCCAATGAAAAAGGCTCTATTTCAAATACTATCATACGAAATAATAATGCTGAGATCGCACAAGATGAAAAAAGAGTAGCCTTCCTTAAAGAAAGAATAAGACTTAATAAAGATAATGGGGAACAGATTGCATTGTACAATAAAGAGCTTGAAAAGCTTGAGTATAAACTATCTGGCTTTAAACCTGAAGTTGTTAAAGATGATGAAGAAAAGTCTGCATCATTAGGTTATGTTGAACAAATTGAAGCTAAAATTTCAGAATTAAAGGATGCTTATAAAAAAGCCTTAACACCAGCGGCGGCAAGGGCAATCAACGTTGAAATTGCCAAATGGCAGGCTAAATTAGATGCTCTAAATCCTAAAAAAGACAAAAAAGACAATAAGCAGTTAGCTGAAATTCTTCCTTTTGGCTCTCCAAAACAAATTCAGCAACAAATGCAACTTCTTAAAGAGGCAATGGATCTTGTTGAAAATGGGATGGTTAAAATAAGAAAGTTGGATAAATATGGCAAAGATAAAGACAAAAAAGGAAATCCATATTTAACTGGTGAAATTATTACCCTGGAAGAAGCTGGCAAAAGGTATGAAGAATTAGACTCAAAACTAAAAGCTGTTCAGTATAAAAACTTTGAGGAAACAATTGCTGAGACAAAACGTCAAATTGAAGTCCGTGATAAATTATTGAAGTCTGGCTACAGCAAAGAAGTGGTTGATGAAATGTTCCCTGCTGTGAAAGATAAATCTTTCCTTCAATATCTAAATGAGACCGGTACTGCATTAGAAAAATTAAAAGGAAAAGACTCAGCGGAGAATTTGGTTAAACTACAGGGTGTATTGTCTGACTACACTCAGTCAGAAACTTTCATTGAAAACGTAAACAAGCAAATTGACGATTTAAAAGCGAAGTTTTCAGGAAACGAGTTGATTGATAAGTTGGAAAAATTCAAAAAAGCCAATTTAGAAGGCACAACTGGAGATGAAAAAAATGCAAAAAATATTGCTATCACTAAAGCGCAACAAGACGAACTACAAAAGCAAAAAGATTTCCAGAACACATTCATAAAAGATAAAGAGACTTTTGAGCAAAGGAAATTAGAAATAGAATCAAAATATAATGAACTAAGAAAACGAATTCTGGAATCCCGTGCTTCTGACGAAGAAAAATCAAGACTTACTAAAGAAACCAACAAAGATCAAGCTAAAGAAATTTCCTCCCTGTCATGGGAAATGTTCCAAAAGACTGATGCATATGTTAAGGCTTTCGGAGATCTTGAAAAAGTGGGGCCACGTGCTTTAAAAAAGATCCGTGAGCAATTTAAAGCTTTCATTGAATCTGAAGCTGGTCAAAAATTAGGTATTCCAGAAATGAAAGCATTAATGGAAGTCTATGAAAAGCTAGATGAAACTTCACGAAATCGAAATCCCTTTGAAGCTATTGGTATTGCAGTAGATAAGTATAAAACGAAAAGAGATGAATTAAATAAAATTGAAAAGGAATCTGGGAAAGGAAGTGATGCTTATCAGCAAAAATTAGATGAAACCAAAATCACCTTTGAAGAAATTGTTGATGCCTCGTTTGATGCCTCAAAAAAAATGACAAGTTATTTTTCAGGGATAACAAGTGCTATCGGTGGAATGTCAGAAGAGCTTAGAACAACAATAAGTGATGTTGAGCAACTTGTAGAGGGCGTTTACAATGCATTTAAGGGATTTTACGGCAACAAAGGCCAAATGATCACCGGGATTATTCAAATTGTTGGATCATTATCCAAAATAATGAATGGTGATAATCAAAAAGAAGCAGTTATAAAAGGATGGCAGAAGGATATTGAAAACCTTAAATTTTTATATGAGCAGCTTAATAAAGAAATTGAAAAAACGGCAGGAGAGGCATCAATAAAAAAATATAGTGAGTTAATTGCCAATCTTAAAAAACAACAGCAGTTACTTATTGATATGCGTACTAAGGAATCTGAAAAAAAGAATCCAGATGTCGATAAAGTAGATAATTACAGCAATCAAATAAGAGATATAAGCGCTCAGGTTGAGGAATTGGTCTATACTTTTAAACAGACTGTTACTACGGTTGAATTTAAGGATCTATCAAAAAAATTAGCAGATGCATTAACCGAAGCATTTGGGCAAGGTGAAGATGCTGCAAAAGCTTTTGACAAGGTAGTTGATGACGTTATGCGAAATGCTGTTCAGAATGCTTTGAAGGTTAAAATCCTTGAGCCGGCTGTACAGAATATGGTTGATCAACTATATTCTTCGATGGGATTTGGCAATTCCAACACATCTGCTGTTCAATCAGAGATATCAGCTGTTGAAAATAAACTAAAAGAAATTGAAGAAAAGCTCAAAACGGCGGGATTTCAAGAAAGTCTGTTTTTAAAGGATATTCAGAAAGAACAGTTAGAAAAGTTGAAATTATTACAACAACAATTAACTGAAATATATTCTAACGGAAGCTTTGATGGATTAACTCAGGAAGAAAGAGATAAGATAAAAGCAATGGGAGAGGATGCCATGAAGAAATACATGGAAGCCCTTAAGCAATATCAGGATCTTTTCGGTCAGTCTGCAGAAAATGCCCAAGGTCTTAAAGGTGATATCAAAGGAATTACTGAAAAGACAGCGGGAGCATTGGAAGGGCAATTCAATGCTGTAAGAATAAATATTTCAGAAGTATTAAAAATAATGAAAGGAAATCAGACTGTAGCCAATGCACAAACGGTCCTTCTATCCAAGATTGAAAGTAACACGAGTAATTTAATACAGATCAGAAAAGATATGGCTGAATTAAACAATAAAATCAAACCCGGTCTTGCCGGCATTCCATAA
- the dinB gene encoding DNA polymerase IV, with protein MERSIVHMDLDTFFVSCERLVNSELNGIPLIIGGGDRGVVSSCSYEARKFGVRSAMPMRMALRLCPQARVVKGDMELYSKMSHTVTEIIEEKAPVMEKSSIDEFYLDLTGMDKFFGAYKWTNELGAKIEKETGLPISYALSINKTVSKIGTGESKPHGHREIPSIGVHSFLNPLPIKKMPMVGDATFRLLSRVGIRTIGTLSEMPIEVLQQMIGKNGTDLWKKANGIDESPVVAYSERKSISKERTFSSDTMDIIEVKRLISGMAEQLAHQLRQEKWLTATVVVKIRYANFDTETKQCRVAYTSADHTLSRAALDLFDKIYSRRMRLRLVGLRFTDLVHGSYQMNLFEDTAELMSLYQAMDNIKNRFGSASVGRAVGFDFLH; from the coding sequence ATGGAACGGTCGATTGTACATATGGATCTGGATACATTTTTTGTATCCTGTGAGAGGCTTGTGAACTCAGAACTCAACGGAATTCCGCTGATAATAGGCGGTGGAGATAGGGGAGTTGTGTCTTCATGTTCCTATGAAGCCCGGAAATTTGGTGTGCGTTCTGCTATGCCAATGCGAATGGCTTTGAGGCTTTGTCCTCAGGCTAGAGTGGTCAAAGGAGATATGGAATTGTACTCTAAAATGTCACATACCGTAACAGAAATTATCGAAGAAAAAGCTCCGGTTATGGAGAAGTCATCCATTGACGAATTTTATCTTGACTTGACTGGGATGGATAAATTTTTTGGAGCCTACAAGTGGACAAATGAATTGGGAGCAAAAATTGAGAAAGAAACAGGCCTTCCAATAAGTTATGCACTTTCAATTAATAAGACGGTAAGTAAAATCGGTACCGGAGAATCAAAACCGCATGGACATCGGGAAATTCCTTCCATTGGAGTACATTCGTTTTTAAATCCTTTACCTATTAAAAAAATGCCGATGGTCGGCGATGCAACCTTTAGACTCCTTTCCAGAGTCGGGATAAGGACTATAGGAACACTTTCTGAAATGCCTATTGAAGTACTGCAGCAGATGATTGGTAAAAACGGAACTGATCTTTGGAAGAAGGCAAATGGAATTGATGAATCTCCAGTTGTTGCTTACTCCGAAAGAAAATCTATTTCTAAAGAGAGAACGTTTAGCAGTGATACAATGGATATTATCGAAGTGAAGAGATTGATTTCAGGAATGGCTGAACAATTGGCACACCAGCTACGCCAAGAGAAATGGCTAACTGCTACAGTAGTGGTTAAGATTAGATACGCCAATTTTGATACAGAAACGAAACAATGTCGTGTCGCTTATACTTCTGCAGATCATACACTTTCCCGAGCAGCTTTGGATCTTTTTGATAAAATATATTCACGACGTATGCGCTTAAGGCTTGTTGGATTGAGGTTCACCGATTTGGTACACGGAAGCTACCAAATGAATTTATTTGAAGATACCGCCGAGTTAATGAGCCTTTATCAGGCAATGGATAATATAAAGAACAGATTCGGAAGTGCTTCTGTTGGTAGAGCGGTAGGGTTTGATTTTTTACATTAA
- a CDS encoding DUF6706 family protein, with the protein MTIGEYIQEKFSLWSVEYSDGMVAAELARVNLNPSETITNETNLDNFFYNVIPDLINMPSSISEGGYSISYDKTALLKYYSMVARKLGKPDLLSENTITDITSKWA; encoded by the coding sequence ATGACTATCGGGGAGTACATACAAGAAAAATTTTCTCTTTGGTCGGTTGAGTATTCCGATGGAATGGTTGCGGCTGAATTGGCTCGCGTGAACCTTAACCCATCCGAAACCATAACGAATGAAACAAACCTTGATAATTTCTTTTATAACGTAATCCCCGATCTCATTAATATGCCTTCCAGTATTTCTGAGGGTGGTTATTCTATCTCCTATGATAAAACCGCTCTCTTGAAATACTACTCAATGGTTGCACGCAAGCTCGGTAAACCTGATTTGCTCTCAGAAAATACAATTACAGATATCACTTCAAAATGGGCATAA
- a CDS encoding lysozyme: MKTSKKGINLITSFEGFSAKPYLDSAGIPTIGYGNTYYPGGKKVTMKDPAITKEKGIELFSAVLPTYEKIVNSKIKVILTQNQFDALVSHTYNTGGSDGLFSLINKKADEQAIRNWFTTKYITAGGKVLNGLIRRRKAEADLFFAK, translated from the coding sequence ATGAAAACATCAAAAAAAGGAATAAATCTAATTACGTCATTTGAGGGATTCAGTGCTAAGCCTTATCTGGATTCTGCCGGAATTCCAACAATTGGATATGGTAATACTTACTATCCCGGAGGAAAAAAGGTGACAATGAAAGATCCAGCGATCACGAAAGAAAAAGGAATAGAGTTATTTTCAGCTGTTCTACCGACTTATGAAAAAATAGTCAACAGTAAAATTAAAGTGATCCTTACTCAAAATCAATTCGATGCCCTCGTATCGCATACTTACAATACCGGAGGTTCCGATGGTTTATTCTCATTGATTAATAAAAAAGCAGATGAGCAGGCAATCAGAAATTGGTTTACCACGAAATACATTACCGCCGGAGGGAAAGTTCTGAATGGTTTGATCCGGAGAAGAAAGGCCGAGGCTGATTTGTTCTTTGCGAAATAA
- a CDS encoding BRO-N domain-containing protein → MQLEIFNYQSDEEQMLNEIKTVEIDGEIWFAASDVAKTLGYKRPSEAVRQHCKERGTVKHRIPTKSGEQEVLLINEPNVYRLIIKSQLPSAEAFETWLFEEVVPSIRKKGFYGKIDRSQAPNFYIRYQGNFHKIDRNYFSVISELFVTLNAELEKVGYSIPDKGIDGKGMYPDISVGRLFSKYLQDTDSVHDGTHKTYPHSFPDGRPDVDARMYPIDALPTFRKFVYDVWIPERGPGYFKAKDPLALDYLPKLLN, encoded by the coding sequence ATGCAATTAGAGATTTTCAATTATCAGTCAGATGAAGAACAAATGTTAAATGAAATAAAAACAGTTGAAATTGATGGAGAGATATGGTTTGCAGCATCTGATGTAGCTAAGACACTAGGATACAAAAGACCTTCGGAAGCCGTTAGACAACATTGTAAAGAAAGGGGTACGGTAAAACACCGTATCCCTACAAAAAGTGGAGAACAGGAGGTATTATTAATCAATGAACCAAATGTTTATAGGTTAATTATTAAATCACAATTACCTTCTGCAGAGGCTTTTGAAACATGGCTATTTGAAGAGGTAGTTCCCTCAATAAGAAAGAAGGGGTTTTATGGCAAGATAGATAGATCACAAGCTCCTAACTTTTATATACGGTATCAAGGTAATTTTCATAAAATTGATAGAAATTACTTTTCAGTAATTAGCGAGCTTTTTGTAACTCTAAATGCCGAGTTGGAAAAAGTAGGGTATTCTATTCCAGACAAAGGGATTGACGGAAAGGGAATGTACCCAGATATTTCGGTAGGTAGATTGTTTTCAAAATATCTTCAAGACACTGATTCTGTTCACGATGGTACTCATAAAACATATCCACATTCATTTCCAGATGGTAGACCTGATGTAGATGCTAGAATGTACCCAATAGATGCATTACCAACATTTAGAAAATTTGTTTATGATGTTTGGATCCCGGAAAGAGGACCAGGATATTTTAAGGCAAAAGATCCATTAGCATTAGATTATTTACCCAAGCTTTTGAACTAA